GGCCGGGCGCGAGGTCGCTCCACTCCCCCGTGAGCAGCTCGGCGGCCGCCGCGAAAGCGCGCGCGGCGTAGGCGGTCACGCGGGTTGCCGGCTCGGCATCCGCATCCAGCCGCGCGAGGGCGCGGATGGAGAGCCGCGTACCGAGCTCGTGGTCGAGCCGCTCGGTGGCGGCGAAGGCCGCGACAGCCAGCTGCCAGGGGTCCGCGCCGTCCGGCTCGGGGGCGCGCTCGAGACCGACGACGGCGTCGAGCACCGCCTCGAGGTAGCCGATGCGGTTCATCCGGCGACCCGCTGCACGGTGACACGCTGGCAGTGCGGGCAGAAATGCGATCCGCGGTTCATGAACACCTCGCGCACGATCGGGCGACCGCAGCGCGGGCAGGGCTCACCCTGGCGGCCGTAGGCGTTGAGCGAATGCGAGAAGTAGCCGGAGGCGCCGTTCACGTTCACGTACTGGGCGTCGAAGCTCGTGCCGCCCTCCGCGAGCGCCTTCGCGAGGATGGTCCGCACCTGGGAGAGCAGGGTGCGCGCGCGGGGGCGGCCGAGGGTTCGGGTGGGCTGGTCGTAGTGCACGCGGGAGGCCCACAGCGCCTCGTCGGCGTAGATGTTGCCGATGCCCGAGATGAGGCTCTGGTCGAGCAGGGCGCGCTTGACGGTCGTGTCCCGACGGATGAGCCGGTCGAGGAACGCCTCATCGTCGAAGTGCGGATCGAGCGGATCGCGCGCGATGTGGGCGACGGATGCCGGCACGCGTTCGCCGTCGCGGTCGGCGGTGGGCACGAGGGCGTCGATCGCCATCGAGCCGAAGACCCGCTGATCGACGAAATCCAGCCGCACGGGTCCATGCCCCGGCGCATCCAGCCCGACCACGATCCGGGTCAGCGACGCGACAGGCGCCTTGGGCTCCCGCAGCAGCACCTGCCCGCTCATCCCCAGGTGCACCACAACCGCCTCGGCGTTCATGGCGCGGCTGGAGCCGCGACCCGACGGCGGGAGAAACGCCCCCCGCCGCGAGGTCGCGGCTCCCGCCGCGCCATAAAGCGGGAGCCAGAGGTACTTGCCGCGGCGCGAGGGGGCGGCGATGGTCGCACCGGTGAGTCGATCGACGAAGTCCTCCGACGGACCCGGATGCCGCCGCAGCGAGCGGGAGTCGAGAACCTCGACGCGCGTCACCGTGGCGCCGGTGACCGCGGGGATCAGGCCGGCGCGCACGACCTCGACCTCGGGAAGCTCGGGCACGGTCGCTCGGCTGTCTAGCGCTTGGGGCGCTGCAGGATCGCCCAGGCGGCCAGTGCGGCCGCCATCTCCGCCTGCTTCTTGCTCGTGCCGTCACCCGAGGCGACCGGGCCGGAGCCGAAGCCGACCTCGGCGTGGAAGCGCTTCGAATGGTCGGGACCGGAGTCGGTCACCTTGTATTGCGGGAGCCCCTTGCCGAGGCGCGTGGACAGCTCCTGCAGGCTCGTCTTCGGGTCCATGGCGGCGCCGAAACGGTTCGGGTCGGCCAGCAGCGGCGAGATGAGCCGCAGCACGAGCGCGGTCGCCGCATCCGGGCCCACCGAGAGGTAGGCGGCGCCGATGATCGCCTCGACGGCATCCGCGAGGATCGAGCCCTTCTGGCGCCCCCCGGTGAGCTCCTCGCCGCGACCCAGCAGCAGGAACCGGCCCAGGCCGATGTGGTTCGCGATCTCGGCGAGAGCCGCCGAACTCACCAGGCTGGCACGGCGCTTCGCGAGCTCACCCTCATCCACCTCGGGGTTCTCGAGGTAGAGCATGACCGTGACGGCCTGCCCGAGAATCGAGTCGCCGAGGAA
The Protaetiibacter larvae DNA segment above includes these coding regions:
- the mutM gene encoding bifunctional DNA-formamidopyrimidine glycosylase/DNA-(apurinic or apyrimidinic site) lyase, whose protein sequence is MPELPEVEVVRAGLIPAVTGATVTRVEVLDSRSLRRHPGPSEDFVDRLTGATIAAPSRRGKYLWLPLYGAAGAATSRRGAFLPPSGRGSSRAMNAEAVVVHLGMSGQVLLREPKAPVASLTRIVVGLDAPGHGPVRLDFVDQRVFGSMAIDALVPTADRDGERVPASVAHIARDPLDPHFDDEAFLDRLIRRDTTVKRALLDQSLISGIGNIYADEALWASRVHYDQPTRTLGRPRARTLLSQVRTILAKALAEGGTSFDAQYVNVNGASGYFSHSLNAYGRQGEPCPRCGRPIVREVFMNRGSHFCPHCQRVTVQRVAG
- the rnc gene encoding ribonuclease III; this encodes MLQLEIDPELLALALTHRSYAYEKGGIGHNERLEFLGDSILGQAVTVMLYLENPEVDEGELAKRRASLVSSAALAEIANHIGLGRFLLLGRGEELTGGRQKGSILADAVEAIIGAAYLSVGPDAATALVLRLISPLLADPNRFGAAMDPKTSLQELSTRLGKGLPQYKVTDSGPDHSKRFHAEVGFGSGPVASGDGTSKKQAEMAAALAAWAILQRPKR